The proteins below come from a single Balaenoptera acutorostrata chromosome 2, mBalAcu1.1, whole genome shotgun sequence genomic window:
- the SMIM32 gene encoding small integral membrane protein 32, translating to MYGDVFNATGGPEAAVGGALALAATVKAEGALPLELATARGMRDGAAAKPDLPTYLLLFFLLLLSVALVVLFIGCQLRHSAFAALPHDRSLRDARAPWKMRPV from the coding sequence ATGTACGGCGACGTGTTCAACGCCACGGGCGGCCCCGAAGCGGCGGTAGGCGGTGCGCTGGCCCTGGCAGCCACGGTCAAGGCGGAGGGCGCTTTGCCGCTGGAGCTGGCTACCGCGCGCGGGATGCGGGACGGCGCGGCCGCCAAGCCCGACCTGCCTACCTACCTGCTGCTCTTCTTCCTGCTGCTGCTCTCCGTGGCGCTCGTCGTCCTCTTCATCGGCTGCCAGCTGCGCCACTCGGCCTTCGCCGCGCTGCCCCACGACCGCTCGCTGCGGGACGCCCGTGCGCCCTGGAAGATGCGGCCGGTGTAG